Below is a window of Zygosaccharomyces rouxii strain CBS732 chromosome C complete sequence DNA.
AATTACTACTGAAgtatacatatatacatgTATACATATTAGAAGCATCGATGGCACAGAGGAAAGAGAACCAGGAGAAGTTAGCTCTGCAGGCAAAACTTAGAAATTCCTTTAGCAATATCAACAGTACAGTACTCAACTGGCTTGGTGGTGATCAGGGATCCAATGGAGGACCGGAAGAGCTAAATCGGAGTAAAAAGGAATTCTTTACCTTACCGCTAGTTGCTACAGGTACGGGACTCAGTTTCAATGACTTAAACAACTCTACAGACATTAATACCGTTGGTGAATTTGTTCAGAGTGATAAGAAAGTAAAGACGCTATCCaacaagaaaaggaaaCCTCAGCATAGATCACAGGCGAATgacaatagtaataatatttACAAGGTGTCAAAAGATGATACAAAGGCCATGCTTGCCCTCAAGAGAAGAATGAGAAAGGGTAAACTAGAAGAGATGAAGCAAGATCCTTCGAACATTACTGGGAAATTAGAACAGCAGAAACAACCTGTAGTAGCGCAAGATAGCGGGAGCGAGGAAGACGAACCAAGGATTGAAAAGACCCAAAAGAAATCATTTGGTCTACTGTTTGACaatcagaagaagaagaagaagaagaacagcAACAAATAAAAATACTCTATAGGCAtaaaataacaataatattTCCTGACCATTGTACTATGATATGTGGTCACGTGACAGCTCATCGGATATCTAATATGACAAAATTTTTGCagagctcatctcatccCATCACAAGCATAATAACTAATAACCAGTCTACAGGTCCACAGGAGGTACACTTTGAATATTCATATAGTATCTAACGCCCATTATGAGTTACGCTCCTTTAGATCAGAATCATATGCACCAAAAAGGTGCAACAGTCCTATGTTGTAACTGTGGTGTGCCCATAGATGGGTCCTCCGGGTTAGTAATGTGCTATGACTGTATCAAGATGAACGTTGATATTACAGATGGTATTCCTAGAGAATCACACCTATCGTTCTGTAGAAACTGTGAAAGGTTTTTGCAACCTCCAGGTCAATGGGTTAAGGCTCAGTTGGAATCTAGAGAGCTTTTAGCCATTTGTCTACGTCGTTTGAAGGGTCTGACTAAAATCAGACTTGTGGATGCATCGTTTATCTGGACCGAACCACATTCGAGACGTATTAGAATTAAAGTTACTGTACAAGGTGAAGCTATGATGAATACCATTATTCAACAAAGTTTCGAAGTGGAATTCGTCGTTATTGCCATGCAGTGTCCAGACTGTGCTAAGTCTTATACAGCACATACATGGAGAGCAGCTGTGCAAATTAGACAAAAAGTGCCACATAAGAGaacttttctctttttggaacaattgatcttgaAGCATAACGCCCATGTGGATACAGTTTCCATCAGGGAAGCAAAGGATGGGTTGGATTTCTATTATGCACAGAGGAACCATGCTATGAAGATGATTGATTTCCTAAACTCTGTGATCCCCATTAGATACAAGaaatctgaagaattgatctctCAAGATATCCAGTCTAGTACTTCTACTTACAAATTCACCTTTTCTGTGGAAATTGTCCCCATCTGTAGAGATGACTTGGTAGTGCtaccaaagaaattgtCCAAATCCTTGGGTAATATCTCTCAATTTGTGCTCTGCTCCAGAGTGAATAGTTCAATCCAATTCATGGATCCAAGAACCCTGCAAACTGCTGATATCTCAGCTTCTGTCTACTGGAGACAGcctttcaattcattggCAGATGCTGGTCAACTTGTAGAATTTATTGTGTTAGACGTGGAACCTACTGGTGAAAGCAGAGGTAGATTTGTGCTTGCCGATATTACAGTGGCTAAAGCTAGCGATTTGGGTTCTAACGATCAAGAATACTACGTGAGATCTCATTTAGGTGCTATCTGTCACGCAGGTGATAGTGTCATGGGCTATCACATTGGTAATGCTAACTACAACTCTGATCTCTTCGATACCTTGGATATGGATCGCATTCCAGATGTGGTTCTAGTTAAGAAGTTGTACAGAAGAACCACAAAGAGAAACAGAAACTGGAAGTTGAAGAGAATGGCCAAGGAACACAAGGATATCGACGCCTCTGCAGACTATAGCTCAAGACAACAGAAACAAGAGATGGAGCGTGCCGAGATGGATTACGAAACTTTCttgcaagaattggaagaagattctGAATTGAGACAATCCGTTAACCTGTACAGAAGTAACAACCCACCAGAGCCGGTCAACGAAGGTgatatggatgaagatgaggatgaagcTACTCCTCGTATAAACATGGATGAACTTTTGGACGAGTTAGACGAGATGACTTTGGAAGATGGCGGAAACGCATAGGCGCTGATCGCTATCGATATACATTCGTTTATCATGTAGAGGCcaaaaaaataagaaagaATATTTAGTACTAATTGTATAATAGATCGTATTCCGTAACAGATAGAGCTAGATCTATAGCGGAGCCATGTAATGCTAGATACCAGTCATCCAGTCACATGATCTTCTCTTGTGTATGTGACAACTTCCTTGTAGTTGCAGTAGCTGTATTCGAACACAATAGTCATTCTGGAACATAAAGTCACAATCGTTTAACTAGAAATAACAATTATCCCTTGATCTCAATAGGATCTGAGCGGATATCAAGATATCGAGATGTCTAGCTTACAACTTAGCTATGCAGCACCAGTACAGTCTTTCTTGGACACGTCCTTTTTCCAAGAGTTATCCCGTTTAAAGCTGGATGTGTTAAAACTAGACTCTAGGGGACAACCTTTATACAGCAAATTggaattacaaaatgtCCCTAGGTCGAGTAAAAGTGTGCCTTTGAACCTAAACGCACAAAGtttcgatgaagaagttatGGGCTCCCCTACAGGTGTGCCGATTCTGGGTATGATCCATAATTATAACGTTATGGAGGAGTTCAAGACATTGGATAAGCAAAGCTTTCTAGAAGAAAAAGCTAGAgaactttggaagaaagGATTGAAGAATATTAACCAAAGTGTTGGATTTTACGTCATTAGTTTTgcagatttgaagaaatacAGGTATTTTTACTGGACATGCGTACCTTGTTTCCAAGGGAAGAGTCtattgattgaaaaattggagGAATTGCCAGCACCCCAACAATCTTTTGCTACGTGGTTTGATCGAAACTTGGATCAGTGGGTTGGTCTCGAAACGGCAGATGGAGAAATAGTACCCTACGATGTGGAAAGGGCATCAAACTGCCAATCCTTATTGATTCGAGATCCAAGCCGTATGGATCGGATACCAGCTGCATTTGCCAAGAATTTCCTGGCGATCTTCAAGCATCAAAATCCAACTGTAGAAGTCTTAAACGTCTTTTTCATCAGGTCTGGCGCTTCCAGCTTTGGATTGAAGCTCTCCCTGCGGGATCGGGGAGACGAATCCTCCTTACAGGTCAGCGGCTGGGAACGCAATCCTCAAGGCAAACTGGGGCCTCGTGCGGTCGATTTAAGCAGCTTGATTGATCCTTTAAAAGTGGCCGATCAATCTGTGGATTTAAATCTGAAATTAATGAAATGGAGAATTGTACCCGATAtagatttacaaaaggtTAAAGATACAAAAGTTTTGCTATTGGGAGCTGGTACTCTGGGGTGTTATGTGTCTCGATCTCTAATGGCATGGGGGGTTAGGAAGATTACATTAGTTGACAACAGTACCGTTTCCTATTCCAACCCTGTGAGGCAGCCCttgttcaattttgaagatgttggtAAGCCCAAAGCTCAAGCAGCTGCTGATGCCCTGAGGAAAATTTTCCCTCTGGTGGAGGCCACTGGTATACAGCTAGACGTGCCCATGATTGGTCATCCTCCGGTAGATGATTCCTCAGCAGAGTccaattttaccaaattaCGAAAGTTAATGGACGAACACGATGTTATTTTTCTACTGATGGACTCTAGAGAAACTCGCTGGTTACCCACAGTCTTGGGCAATATGAATAATAAGTTAGTCATGAATGCGGCACTGGGATTTGACAGTTATCTCGTCATGCGTCATGGAAACTACAGGGATAGTCTTGGCAAACGTCTCGGTTGTTACTTCTGCAATGATGTTGTTGCTCCCAAAGATAGTTTGACGGATAGAACACTGGATGAGATGTGTACTGTGACGAGGCCAGGTGTTGCGCTCATCGCTGCTTCGCAAGCGGTTGAATTAATGGTTTCCATTTTCCAACTAAAAGATAATACTGATGAGTCCATTTTAGGTGATGTGCCTCATCAAATCAGAGGGTTTCTAAACCATTTCTCtactttgaaattagaaacTCCAGCATACGATCACTGTTCTGCTTGCAGTCCTCAAGTGGTTGAAGCATGTCGTGAAGCAGGTTGGGATTTCGTCAAAGCCGCTCTAGATGATCATACCTACATCGAAAGGCTATGTGGACTGTCCAAAGTACAAGAGGAAGCAGATAAAGTGGTGCAAGAGTgggatgatgaagaggatgaagagatAGAGGTTCTAGTTTAAGAGAACCTCTGTTATTCTGTCATGTGTTTTTCACGTGCCCTTCTTTTTTCGtataaagatgaatttcGATTCAATTCGCGGAGGAAGATTCATGGGTATATACATCAACATCTAACATATGTAGGTATAAAAAGGTCGAGAATTGGTCGATATTTGAAAGGTACCCGTGATTCAATTGCTTCTTTTTAATGGTAGCCAAACGTAAGCATGCCAGATCTCGAAGTGAGACAAAATTGAGTGCACCGGAGACTAAAAAGGTgaaaattgaagatgatgcagATGTTGTAGATGATGGACAACAATATCCTTCAGAAGTCAGTGAGGCTACGGCAGGTAAAAAACCACCTGAAGGACAATTTGAAATCCCAACTGAAGAACCATCTGAAGCACCAGACAAAAAGCCATCCGAGGAACCGCAACAACAAGAAACAACCcatcaagaagatgaaaaagaacaagaacaagaacaagaacaaccaCAGCAGCAGTCGGAACAATCGAATGGCAATAGTAGCGGTGTTAAGGTTTCGGATGAGATTATAGAGGATGAGGAGAAGGgaattgcaaaatttgaattcgaTGGTATAGAAtacaaatttaaagaaagacCTAGTGTTatagaggaaaaagaaggTAGAATAGAATTCAGAGTGGtcaataatgataatacaAAGGAGAATTTGATGGTTTTAACAGgtttaaagaatatttttcaaaagcaATTGCCCAAGATGCCTAAGGAATACATTGCGAGATTGGTGTATGATCGGAATCATTTGTCTATGGCAGTGGTTAGAAGGCCGTTCACAGTGGTTGGTGGTATTACTTATAGACCGTTTGAAAAAAGGGAGTTTGCAGAGATTGTATTTTGTGCCATCAGTTCTACTGAACAAGTTCGTGGGTACGGTGTACATCTAATGAATCATTTAAAGGATTATGTGCGATCTAGTACTAATATTAAACATTTTTTAACTTATGCAGACAATTATGCCATAGGATATTTCAAGAAGCAGGGATTTACGAAAGAGATAACGTTAGAGAAAAGTATCTGGATGGGATACATCAAAGATTATGAAGGTGGTACACTTATGCAATGTTCCATGTTACCTCGAATACGATATCTGGACGCAgcaaaaattcttttacTGCAGGAGGCAGCACTAAGGAGAAAGATAAGAACAATTTCGAAATCTCACATGAGAAGACCGGGATTAGCTGCCTTCAGGGATTTGGGTAACATCAAACCTATTGATCCCATGACGATCCCAGGATTGAAAGAAGCTGGTTGGACACCGGAAATGGATCAATTGGCCCAAATACCGAAAAGAGGTCCACATTATGCCGCCATGCAAAATGTACTAACAGAAATGCAAAATCACGCTGCCGCCTGGCCGTTTTTACAGCCTGTTAATAGAGAAGAAGTCCCCGATTATTACGATTTTATAAAGGAACCTATGGATTTGAGTACAATggagatgaatttgaataataatagGTACGACAAAATGGAGGAATTTGTTTATGATGCAAGATTGATCTTTAACAATTGTCGCCTATACAACGGGGAGAATACTTCCTACTACAAGTACGCTAATCGACTGgagaaatttttcaataccaAGATGAAGGAAATTCCAGAATACTCTCACCTCGTTAGTTAAATTGCGAGTATAACCGTGTataaaggaattggttGTAACATTTTGTTTCCACATaatctaattttttttactctCTTATCTAGTACACAAGTGCAAGTAATGAAATATATAATTATTAATTCATCTCCACGTCTCCATCTTCAGGACTTTCTTCAgcttccttttctttcaatgcCTTAATGATTTCTGCAGTTTTCTTATCATCATatattttgaaaccttCCTCTTTAGTGATACTACTCAATTGAGcattattttcatccaatttttcttccatGACCTgcttcaaaatcttgagCACTAGTAATTCAGCTTCTTTGAGAGTCAAAGAGGAATGCCAttcattttgtaattccGACTGTGCACCTTCTGAACCAGATCCAATAGCCTTAGCATTATAACGGTAGAATGTTCCCGAAGGTTCTGCATGGAATAATTGGTATCCGTCATCCTTATCATAACCTGCAATCAGTAGGGCAACACCGAATGGTCTTGACATTAATCTTTCCTCCCCTGATGCACCTTCACCAAATCTTAACGCTAGATCACAAACGGATTGTGTTAATGATTCTACACTGATATTTTCATCGTAGTAAAGATTATGTGTCACTGCTGCTGTTCTGGCGTGTTCTATCATAGAACGTGCATCTGCAGTTAACCC
It encodes the following:
- the NMD3 gene encoding ribosome-binding protein NMD3 (highly similar to uniprot|P38861 Saccharomyces cerevisiae YHR170W NMD3 Protein involved in nuclear export of the large ribosomal subunit acts as a Crm1p-dependent adapter protein for export of nascent ribosomal subunits through the nuclear pore complex) translates to MSYAPLDQNHMHQKGATVLCCNCGVPIDGSSGLVMCYDCIKMNVDITDGIPRESHLSFCRNCERFLQPPGQWVKAQLESRELLAICLRRLKGLTKIRLVDASFIWTEPHSRRIRIKVTVQGEAMMNTIIQQSFEVEFVVIAMQCPDCAKSYTAHTWRAAVQIRQKVPHKRTFLFLEQLILKHNAHVDTVSIREAKDGLDFYYAQRNHAMKMIDFLNSVIPIRYKKSEELISQDIQSSTSTYKFTFSVEIVPICRDDLVVLPKKLSKSLGNISQFVLCSRVNSSIQFMDPRTLQTADISASVYWRQPFNSLADAGQLVEFIVLDVEPTGESRGRFVLADITVAKASDLGSNDQEYYVRSHLGAICHAGDSVMGYHIGNANYNSDLFDTLDMDRIPDVVLVKKLYRRTTKRNRNWKLKRMAKEHKDIDASADYSSRQQKQEMERAEMDYETFLQELEEDSELRQSVNLYRSNNPPEPVNEGDMDEDEDEATPRINMDELLDELDEMTLEDGGNA
- the PUP2 gene encoding proteasome core particle subunit alpha 5 (highly similar to uniprot|P32379 Saccharomyces cerevisiae YGR253C PUP2 Alpha subunit of the 20S proteasome involved in ubiquitin-dependent catabolism human homolog is subunit zeta), with the translated sequence MFLTRSEYDRGVSTFSPEGRLFQVEYSLEAIKLGSTAIGIATSEGVILGVEKRANSPLLEADSIEKILEVDRHIGCAMSGLTADARSMIEHARTAAVTHNLYYDENISVESLTQSVCDLALRFGEGASGEERLMSRPFGVALLIAGYDKDDGYQLFHAEPSGTFYRYNAKAIGSGSEGAQSELQNEWHSSLTLKEAELLVLKILKQVMEEKLDENNAQLSSITKEEGFKIYDDKKTAEIIKALKEKEAEESPEDGDVEMN
- the NOP19 gene encoding Nop19p (similar to uniprot|P53317 Saccharomyces cerevisiae YGR251W Protein required for cell viability), with the protein product MAQRKENQEKLALQAKLRNSFSNINSTVLNWLGGDQGSNGGPEELNRSKKEFFTLPLVATGTGLSFNDLNNSTDINTVGEFVQSDKKVKTLSNKKRKPQHRSQANDNSNNIYKVSKDDTKAMLALKRRMRKGKLEEMKQDPSNITGKLEQQKQPVVAQDSGSEEDEPRIEKTQKKSFGLLFDNQKKKKKKNSNK
- the GCN5 gene encoding histone acetyltransferase GCN5 (highly similar to uniprot|Q03330 Saccharomyces cerevisiae YGR252W GCN5 Histone acetyltransferase acetylates lysine 14 on histone H3 catalytic subunit of the ADA and SAGA histone acetyltransferase complexes founding member of the Gcn5p-related N-acetyltransferase superfamily) — encoded protein: MVAKRKHARSRSETKLSAPETKKVKIEDDADVVDDGQQYPSEVSEATAGKKPPEGQFEIPTEEPSEAPDKKPSEEPQQQETTHQEDEKEQEQEQEQPQQQSEQSNGNSSGVKVSDEIIEDEEKGIAKFEFDGIEYKFKERPSVIEEKEGRIEFRVVNNDNTKENLMVLTGLKNIFQKQLPKMPKEYIARLVYDRNHLSMAVVRRPFTVVGGITYRPFEKREFAEIVFCAISSTEQVRGYGVHLMNHLKDYVRSSTNIKHFLTYADNYAIGYFKKQGFTKEITLEKSIWMGYIKDYEGGTLMQCSMLPRIRYLDAAKILLLQEAALRRKIRTISKSHMRRPGLAAFRDLGNIKPIDPMTIPGLKEAGWTPEMDQLAQIPKRGPHYAAMQNVLTEMQNHAAAWPFLQPVNREEVPDYYDFIKEPMDLSTMEMNLNNNRYDKMEEFVYDARLIFNNCRLYNGENTSYYKYANRLEKFFNTKMKEIPEYSHLVS
- the ATG7 gene encoding Atg7p (similar to uniprot|P38862 Saccharomyces cerevisiae YHR171W ATG7 Autophagy-related protein that is a member of the E1 family of ubiquitin-activating enzymes mediates the conjugation of Atg12p with Atg5p a required step in the formation of autophagosomes), which produces MSSLQLSYAAPVQSFLDTSFFQELSRLKLDVLKLDSRGQPLYSKLELQNVPRSSKSVPLNLNAQSFDEEVMGSPTGVPILGMIHNYNVMEEFKTLDKQSFLEEKARELWKKGLKNINQSVGFYVISFADLKKYRYFYWTCVPCFQGKSLLIEKLEELPAPQQSFATWFDRNLDQWVGLETADGEIVPYDVERASNCQSLLIRDPSRMDRIPAAFAKNFLAIFKHQNPTVEVLNVFFIRSGASSFGLKLSLRDRGDESSLQVSGWERNPQGKLGPRAVDLSSLIDPLKVADQSVDLNLKLMKWRIVPDIDLQKVKDTKVLLLGAGTLGCYVSRSLMAWGVRKITLVDNSTVSYSNPVRQPLFNFEDVGKPKAQAAADALRKIFPLVEATGIQLDVPMIGHPPVDDSSAESNFTKLRKLMDEHDVIFLLMDSRETRWLPTVLGNMNNKLVMNAALGFDSYLVMRHGNYRDSLGKRLGCYFCNDVVAPKDSLTDRTLDEMCTVTRPGVALIAASQAVELMVSIFQLKDNTDESILGDVPHQIRGFLNHFSTLKLETPAYDHCSACSPQVVEACREAGWDFVKAALDDHTYIERLCGLSKVQEEADKVVQEWDDEEDEEIEVLV